attttattttctttattatggAAGTATGGATGCATTTTGAAAGATCGTGTAGATGGAGATAAAATTCACATATAGAtttgtataataaaaaatataatatatctataaagtatttaaatataattatatttttccatctAATAACGCGTCTTACTTATACTTTTGTGTTAAAATAATTGTCACAAAATTATTCtattaattatgattaataaaaatatttgaacaaATAATATTAACTACATAATTAACTCAATTAATTATTTCTTAAGATTTAAATATAATCTGGTTGTGACATTTTGGACTAAGAAATTAAGTTATTTCGTGAAGATTTCGACAGACAGACATGGGTAGTCTAATTTTGCTAAGTGTTGGTGAACAGTCTTATGTTGGTGAGTAGATGAGAGACTTAAGATATTTTGAAGCTTTAAAGAGAAATACTTTGACGGTCGCATTGGTTGATTTGGCGCTTCGAAAGGAAGGagatttcaaattcaaaagattgattttATCCAAAAGGATGCATGGAAGTCTGAGGATTCAAAGGATATGCAAACAACGAACGTGGCTTTTTGTTAGGAAAATACTGTtatggtcgaattagtataaattagaATATAGGCGTTAGGATTTAGTGTGTTCAAATCTCGTACAAATACTCAATATCACTCGAAGTACCAACATTTACCGAGAAAAGAGTTTCTGAGATTGTACATATGATTCACCAAGTTTTATTCACTTGTCAATTTATCTTTACAaaagttcttttaattccttttaCATTTAAGtcgaagtttctttattttccTGTATTTACTTCGCATATTGTTATAATTACTTACAAATTAACCATAACATTCGAGAAGATGAACATTCAAAAGACATAGATCACCAAACCAAACACAtcgtcctaggatcaatctagtcgatctagTGAGTAACCATACATCTTTGTCTTGGAAGACTAATGCTTGTTTACCAAATTCtagggtaaacaaattggcacgcccagagGGAACTGTGTCTAGTTTGTGTCACAAATTTTGTTTTGTGTTGTCTTCTATTTCATTTCAATTTGTTTAACATTGTTGCATGATATTAAGGAGTGGAAAATTAGCCAATACCAATGAACTAATACCAAAAAGGAAATATAATAGGAAGATGGTTAACCCTCCCAATAACAATGTAGAACAAATTCCTCCTCCGAAGGGAGAAGGCACGATCGCTACAAATACAACTGATGCCATACCATCAATTCAAGGTACAACGACCATTTCTTGGACGACAAGTTCAATGGCCATACCTTCAAACTCGAAGAGTGGACCAAATTTTTTCTCTGCAGCGATTCAGGGTCAACCTGTGACCCCAAGACCCCCAAGAGTTAATGTATCTAGGCCATATATACCTGGATATTTAATCCCAATGCAAGATCCTTCATATGGCATGTCAACGTCTTTTATGGCAGATTTACAAAATAGTTGGCCCGCATACACAAATCCATTAACATCCATATTCTCACCGTTACAAGGATCAGACTCTGGTGTTAACAATTTGGATCAAAATACCCAACCACCAAGATTTGCTTCCCAATTTCCTACACTTACAACAAATTCTGCAGCAGCTTGAAGGCAACCAATGGATGAGAGCAATCACGATATGGTCTctcaaacaaaacacaaaaatatccaattaaaacataaaataaatgtaTCCTAAAGATTAAATTTAAATCTTAAGTCTTCAATTTGGTTCTCATAGCTTTGCCTTTCAGCTTCTTTGTCCAGTAGATGGTGTAACATTTAATCTGGTTCTCAATCTAGTTCAACTGACTGAACATCTGTTGAAACACTTATCTCAACCTCGTGCTCAGTTTCATTTACTTTTGGTTCAAAGGCCTGTGTAAATTTTGATACCACAGGTGAAGAAACTTTCTCAGCAGTCCTGCCAGAGATTAGTGATTGAGAATGAAACTTATCAATTTCCTTTTCAAGCTTCACCAAAATATTCTCCACCTCATTAAAATCAGTCTTCAATGAAACAAAGCCaatgaaaatcataaaaattttCTTGTTCAGGTATATTTTCAAATGGCCCCCATGCTGTACCATCATCTAGACCCTGATCTATCTGCCGAGAATCTTTAGTAACTGCAATTTCTTCTATTTAAACCTTTTTCTCATCCAAAGTGATACACTTTCCTTGGAAATTTGTTCCAAGTGCATTGTGGATTCTTTAACAGATTAATTCTTGTCTTCCAGATTTTTAATCTTATCAACTAACAATGCAAGGTTGCCATTTCATCATGAAGCGCTACATCCTGTCAACTAAGGGCTCCCTTGCTTATCTGTTTGATTAGACTGAAGaatcaattcatcttcataagaTGAACTCGGTAATGTTTCTCTCTCCAATTTTTCAATTGAAGTCCCCACAATTGCAAAATCATCTTGCTGGTTTTTATCCAAACCTGAATGCTTCATGAGATACCTCCTCGATTATAGTATTCTCCAAAGCAATTCCTGAAAGAGAGAGACTGATCACTCTCACCGGTTTCAAACAAAGGAATCTCCTTTTGATCATATATAATCGCATCTGTGCTTTGACAAGATTTCCCCATATCCAAATCACTAGCTTCCTGCATTGCCCCTACCCTGCAATAAAtgagaatatatattataaatcaaATCCACATGATTTTTCCCAATATGCCCAACTAATACCCTCATAATTAAACATAAAGTTCCGCAATTAAACTAAAGAGGAAAGGAGAGATAGCACATCCTAAATTTGTTACTTGATCATCTCTCGTTTACACCACAAACGCATTGGAAATATCTTCAGATAAAGGCAACCTTTCCCTTTTTTCAACTGTGATAGACTCATCCATTCCAGCTTTAATAGAACCATGCGTGGACAAAAGAGCAACAGGTTTGGATGCATAATCGTGTGTTGTTCTTCCTTCACTATTTGAATTTCTTAAAGAAACATCTTCTGCTACATCATCGCCAACATTCTCAGAGCTCCCCCCTTGATCTTGGGCTGACGATCCAGAATACTTCTCATGGGAATCAAAATTCATAACTGTAAGTCTGTAACCATTCAATTTTTCCACCCTATATATGCTGATACAGACTAGCAGGAGGAAACAAATTGGAAGagaaagataaaattaaatattttcagATCCTATAAAAATATCCAATTTCATTTACACAAATGAGAACGTTCAAAAATGAAAAAGAACAGTTGAATAACTACAAGGTTGGGTATACAGTATGCCACACTATTTTCTTAGGTGGATTTGGAGTCAATTTGAATAAACATCTGCACAAGCATTtatcagaagaaaaaaattataattgtaaTTTCCATCTCATTTTTTCCAGAAGCTCTCTCATTCAACTTATCCATAAAGTGTATTTCGAGAAAAAGATGAGAGAGAAAACGTCTGGCTCTCTCCCTTCTCTCTAGGGCTTCTTCTCTAAAATTCCAGTTTTTCTTCCATTGCCATTCATGGAGTGGCAACGTGTCCATAAGAGAGGCTTTCAGAATGTAACACCAAGGTGGGATTGTTCCCCTTATGGAGGGATGCAGGTAGGTTCGAGACAGAAGATTTCCTCGTTCTATTTTTCTGAGTTTCCTGGTAGATGCAGGGCAGTAgatatgtttaatttatttggtTGTATGGGAGAGGTATTGGAGGTGGTGATACCGCATAGACGAAACAAATTTGGGAAAAGATTTTGTCTTGCTAGGTTCGAGGAGGTGAAGGACGAGAGGATGACGGTGATGAGGCTTGATAACATTCTGATAGACGGGAGAATTTTTATCCTAATCAACCTAGATTTAATATGAGTGGAGGGAAAGGGGGACCGGGGGCTTTGTAGAATCGTGAGGAAGGTAGAAGGACTGTGGTACCGGCACAATCTTTTAGAGTGGTAGAGAGATCAAAAACGTTCATTGACACTGTTCAAGGGGGAGTTAAGAAGACATCAGTTCAGAGCCATATTCCTTCATTCAACTTTTCATCTGACTATGCTATTAGGGACCGGTGAAAGAAGGCTTACATTGGGGAGGTTTTGTTCCTGGGGGAGTCGTACAACATACAAACGCATTTAGAAATCGAAGGCTATTTCTCAACCAAAGTTCACCCTCTGGGGGCGAACCTATGCTTACTAGAAGAAATGGAGGTAGGGATCATTCAAGAACTGGTAGAAGATGGTGGTTGGTGGTGGAAACAGTGGTTCAAAACTATAAAACCATGGTAGGAAAACACAGTTGATTCGGAGAGGATGGTTTGGGTAAGGGTGTATGGTGTACCGTGTCAAGCTTGAAGCactgatttttttgaaattttagcaACTCAAATCGGAGTATACATTTGCGTGGATGAGGACACGATGGGAGGTAGCAACATGGATATTGCAAGGGTTATGGTTAGGGTCCCATTTGATTTTGTTCTTCCAGAAGTGTTGAAGGTTTCAATTGATGGGGTTTTATTTACTCTGATTCTTAGGGAAGACTCATATGGGCCAGTTAGAATAGTTGCCCAGAAGAAATATGTGAAAAACTCGATTTCTAGTTCTTCTTCAAGCATGGTGGGTTCTTCCATTTTTGATAAGCAAGAGGTTGGAGATGGTGATTCAGACGAACAAGTTGATCCATTGGATAATACTGCAGAGGAATTATCTAGTGGATTTGTGGGGGATCAACAAAAGGCGGATGATGGGACTGATTAAGATAAGCACGGTTACAAAGGTCAAGGTTCAGAAAAGTCAGAAAATACAAGCAACTTTTTGAGTGTGGGGACAAGCCATAGGGAGGAGGAAGCGTGTTTCGATGAGGCTTTATAGTCAGTTTtggaaacaaagaagaagaacaaggtTATAGACTATCAGTCTATTGGAATATCTAGTGAACATACCCTTTCTGATTCTTCAATCCTCTAAAGTTGCAGAAACCTTTCAATTTCCTAATGCTTGCACGGAACCGACCCAAGCTTTACCTAATCCTATTCTTTCTATGGCGGCGGTACAGTTTAACAAGGTTAGGAAAAAGAAAAGGTTGTATTTTAAATCTTTTGTAGAAGTGGGTGGGCCCAAGGTTATAATTGCAACTAGGCCCATTaggaagataaaaaataaatcctcttgcttGAAGATGGGCCTTTCTGAGGAAATAGAAAGCCCAAGTCACTCTTTTCACTTGAATAATAAATCAAAaactatttcttcttcttcttatggTAACAAAACCGGTGCGGGTACTTCTTCTCACGGCAATCACCATCCTGATGATTCAGATATAGTTAGGTGCAACTTCAGGACTCTCTCTAACTTTGGACCTGCTTGCGAAAAAAAGTTATGTGATGCTATCGCCAAGATTGGGGTAGGGACGGGCTATTCCAGGAGAGATTTACAAAAGAAACTTGAAAAGATGCAGTCAGAGGAGACAAGGGAAATGGAAGGAAGGAAGGTGCAATTGACCTGTTTCAAATGATTGTCGGGAGCTTCAACATTAGgggaggtgagaagagaattaAGAGTATCATTTCCAAAGGCATGGCTGATTTTTTCCTTATTCAAGAAACCGAGTTGAATGTTGTTTCAGATGCTTTAGCTAGGAGTTTGTGGGGGTTGGATGACATAGAGTATTCCTTTTCTGGAGCTGATGGCTTTGCGGGGGGTTTATTGTCTATTTGGAATTCTCGGTCGGTTTTGGTTATGGCTAGCTTTTGAGGTCCAGGATATCTTGGTTCCAAGGTGTCCTGGAAAGGAGGTACTTTCTACATTGTTAGGCTCAATTAGAGTATCATTTCAGAAAAGTGTTGCCAACATTGAGCATCGGTATAACACTCCATTTTACTTCACATTGCACGGCTTCGTTTCAACATAATGTATACAACACATAAGAAAAGAGGTCGAAAGAATACAACTCTTTGGTTGTGACAAAGCAGCATGAGGTTGCTTCATTAGAACAATAAACGGGTAACCTTATACTTATGAATTTGCAGGTTATCAAATACAAGAAGAGCTTATTTCGTTAGAATCGATATATGTGTTTCGGAAGAATTTTTTCATTGAAGAGCATGAGGTCACTAAAGAAGAAAGTGGGACACAATTGGATTTAGAAGAAGAGTGTAAAGAGCTGAAGAAGTATTTCAGTACACTAGATAATGTAGGCCCGAGGGCGATGAAGAAAAAAGTTCAGGAACTAACACATCCATCCATAACTTCCATGTGTTTGTCACCAGTGAAGTACAAGTCAAATAAGGGAAATAATAAGGGTAAAAGGGGAAAGGAGAATGATGTACATCGTGATTTCATAGTGGGGGTATGTTGAGGGCTCATAGGGAAGTTAGAGAGTACAAAGAGATGATGTACAAAACCAACTGAAATTCAACCATGTAGCGAGTATTCAAAACTAAAATATGTCTCAGTTTTATGTTTTTGTACTTCAGTACATTGGTGACATTGTTGATGCGGGTGACGATGAAAATTGTGGTTTTCGGGATTTTACAACTTTACTTGGCTAGGGCGAAGAGTTATAGCCTTAGGTTCAGACACAGTTAGATATACTGAAGTTTATCAACACCATCAACTGTATTCCAATATGTTCCATGACATGGTACAAAAATTTGGAGTGTGTTGCGGGTAGCTAGCTTAGGTGTGCATGATCATGATAAGTGGAAGACGACTCCTAATATGAGTTACCCTCTTGCTTCTAGATACAGTGTTATATTTGTCTCATTGTCTTGGAACCTTAACACCACATTCTTCCCATTAGTGGTAAGTCCATGTATAGTTTCAAGTAGACACAAAATGATTGCAATTGGTTTTATTAACAACAATCATTGAGCTCAGGTGAAGTTGAAACCCAATTGTCCTTTGCCTCCCGTAACAAACCAATGCAGACAAAATTATAGTGAAGTTGCGAGAGAATATGAATCAGCAAATGCGTGACGTATTAGACACTAGGAAGAAGAAGTTAGGAAGTCGGCATAATTTATTTTGTAATGATATTATAGCACTTTTGCATTGTCTATATATGTTTTATCTGGTTTCGTTAGTTAAAAGTGTCGAAAAATATGTTTTCCCGTTAATTTCATTACTGCctaccaatttttttaaaattttttggaaaatttgatgTATACATCCAATAGGTTTTATATGTTAACTGTTCTTGAATATTCGGtaattttttcttggattttTTAAGTATCCGGTATTTCTTCACCATTTTTctagaattttttaaatttttaccgACAATTTACAATATGTTCGGTATTTCTACATACTTTTTCGAAATCTCCACTATACTTGCaaaaaaatccaaatatttttcatcTAAACGgtaaaatttacaaaaaaaatccaATATCCGCATAAAAATCTGATATTTatctaaacttttcaaaaatcagAAATTTTAATAAGGAAAAAAACGTAATCACAGCCTATTTATGTGGGTGTCGGGTCAAAATTGGGGGTGGCATGAAGAAACCTCATAAAATTGAGGAAATCCATGCATAACAAAATGATATTAGAAACCAAAAGCTTTCTTTGAGTTTAAGAGGTTTCCTTCATTCCAAAAGGATAGCTCTGATAATTTCTCATTGTTAGCTTGCCGTATCAACCTTTTAGAACTTCCTTGGCAAAGATAGAGATAAATTTTTGTCAGCTAAGAGAAAATTCAGGTAATATACAAAGCAAATAGCTatcaagaatatatatatatatatatatatatatatatatatatatatatatatatatatatatatatatatatatatatatatatatgtcacaGTAATTCATTCAGTTAGAATTAAGGAATGAAAAATTCCATCAAAAAAGGAAATGAAACTATTGTGCCGAaatttattgactttttttaCAATTACACACTGCCAAGAATCACCATGTGTTCTATGAGAGTCATAAATACTATACAAATCTAAAACTATAACAGTTACATTCAtacacaaaaaatacaaaacataaaACTATGATTCTTCTTGTCCCTTTGAGTTTGTTGACACATGAAATATCCTAACCATGCCATGcaactaatatatatatgtaaGGGACAATACAAACACAAAAACCATACATAATAAACAAAAACTCAAACAAACTACAACAATGTGTAAACAAACAATCCATCATCACTGATCAGCCTTTTTCCCTGCAGAATAATAATTTAGATACCACCTAACAAAGTTCTTCAAACCGGTTTCTAAATCGGTCGTAGGTTTATACCCGAACTCCTTCTTTGCGTAACTTATATTCGCATGCGTAAACTGAACATCGCCATTTCGTGGCATCCTCATCACATTCCTCTTGGCCTTAACCTTCAACAGCCTCTCCAAAATACTCACAAGATCGGTAACTGGAACGGGCGAGGTATTACCTAAATTAAAAACCCTCAACTGCGCCGGTGCTCGTTTCTTCCCACCACTTCCAGTACTCTTCTCAGCAGTATCCAATGCACCTAAACATCCTTTCACAATGTCATCAATATAAGTAAAATCCCTTGCAACGGTTCCGTGGTTTGCCCCTTCGAAAATCGGTATTGAGTTCCCTTTTAATATATCCTTTGTGAAAAAAAAGTATGCCATATCAGGTCTTCCCCAGGGTCCATAAACAGTGAAGAATCTCAAACCTGTTAATGAAAGTCCATAGATGTGATTATAAGTATGCGCGATTTCTTCGCCCGCTTTTTTCGTGGCAGCGTATAGACTAGCAGGTTGATCAGTCCTATCTTTTTCTGAGAAAGGTACTTTTGTGTTTAAACCATAAACTGAACTTGAAGAAGCCCAAACTATAGCAGGTTGTGGTTCAACCGATTTACAAACTTCGAGTAAATTAACAAAACCAGCAATGTTGCTATGAACATATGATCCAGGATTTTCCATAGCGTATCTCACACCAGCTTGTGCAGCTAAATGCATGACATGGGTAAAAGGAACAACCTCAAATAGTTTCTTCAAAAGTGACACATCGTTGATATCGCCTTCAACAATAAACACGCCTGTTTTCGCCAAAAGCGCTTGGCGGCCGCGTTTCAACGATGGATCATAGTAGTCATTGAAATTGTCAAGACCAAGAACACCGTCCCCTCGGTGCTTGAGTGCAATCGAGACATGGCTTCCGACGAAGCCTGCAGCCCCGGTTACAAGCACCGAGACTCCGTTTTTGGAAGTGACTCGTGCGGACGAACGAACCTTCTTTTCCCACGCTGCGCCTCCGTAGCTGTAGGTTCGTAAGGATCTACGCGATGTGTCAGAGGAGAACGATGACGGGGCTCGGAAGAAAAGGAAGTAGATAACTCCCATGGATAAAATGGACCAAAATGTGAGCTTTTGTAGGGAAGTTTGCCATCTTGTTCTTTTCTCCATCTTGAACTTGCCAGGTGAGGAAGGAATGTTGTCCATGTTATGCAACATTTATTTGTTCGGGGAGTCTGAGAAAGTCCGGAGCAACAACAGGCTAAAGATTATGttagtttaatttttttctcgATAATAATGTGgaaactatttaaaaataatacatcAACATAAGAAATGTTTTGAGATGAATAAACATAACT
The Vicia villosa cultivar HV-30 ecotype Madison, WI linkage group LG6, Vvil1.0, whole genome shotgun sequence genome window above contains:
- the LOC131611463 gene encoding UDP-glucuronate 4-epimerase 2-like is translated as MLHNMDNIPSSPGKFKMEKRTRWQTSLQKLTFWSILSMGVIYFLFFRAPSSFSSDTSRRSLRTYSYGGAAWEKKVRSSARVTSKNGVSVLVTGAAGFVGSHVSIALKHRGDGVLGLDNFNDYYDPSLKRGRQALLAKTGVFIVEGDINDVSLLKKLFEVVPFTHVMHLAAQAGVRYAMENPGSYVHSNIAGFVNLLEVCKSVEPQPAIVWASSSSVYGLNTKVPFSEKDRTDQPASLYAATKKAGEEIAHTYNHIYGLSLTGLRFFTVYGPWGRPDMAYFFFTKDILKGNSIPIFEGANHGTVARDFTYIDDIVKGCLGALDTAEKSTGSGGKKRAPAQLRVFNLGNTSPVPVTDLVSILERLLKVKAKRNVMRMPRNGDVQFTHANISYAKKEFGYKPTTDLETGLKNFVRWYLNYYSAGKKADQ